A genomic stretch from Lathyrus oleraceus cultivar Zhongwan6 chromosome 2, CAAS_Psat_ZW6_1.0, whole genome shotgun sequence includes:
- the LOC127121113 gene encoding uncharacterized protein LOC127121113, with protein MINDSINHLSIEKSFRIKQDDRFFSRLKSKEASSANTSSRILYYGETSIAIPFVWEEQPGTPKHPLSQISILPLTPPPSFYSKKSNTNKTRKSRINVFSCILPRLVCSRKTTHASSTSSRLSQSSSSSSSSYSYSMRDNNHGSFSSSCSSTIVSSFLKHKSSNRIRGCYPIGKIKNATISHGG; from the coding sequence ATGATCAATGATAGTATCAATCATCTCTCAATTGAAAAATCTTTTAGAATAAAGCAAGATGATAGATTCTTCTCAAGGCTAAAATCCAAGGAAGCTTCTAGTGCCAACACTTCATCAAGAATCTTGTATTATGGAGAAACATCAATTGCAATTCCTTTTGTTTGGGAGGAACAACCTGGTACTCCTAAACACCCTTTGTCTCAAATCTCTATACTTCCCCTTACACCCCCACCTTCATTTTATTCAAAAAAATCCAATACTAACAAAACAAGAAAATCAAGAATCAAtgttttttcatgcattttgcCAAGGTTAGTTTGTTCAAGGAAGACTACTCATGCATCATCCACATCGTCAAGATTGTCGCAGTCGTCATCGTCGTCTTCGTCATCATACTCATATTCGATGAGAGACAACAATCATGGAAGTTTCTCTTCCTCGTGTTCATCAACAATTGTTAGCTCATTTTTGAAACATAAGAGTTCAAACAGAATTAGAGGATGTTATCCTATTGGAAAAATAAAGAATGCTACTATAAGTCATGGAGGGTAA